One window from the genome of Marinobacter bohaiensis encodes:
- a CDS encoding toll/interleukin-1 receptor domain-containing protein yields MQVPKVFFSYSHDSEEHKAWVLALATRLEENGVAVTLDQWDLRVGDDLPFFMESGLTDADRVVLICTESYVKKANDMRSGGVGYEKMIITAQIMADLGSNRVIPIVVNNDSPNMTPTFVSSKLYLSFEASDYENSYCELISNLWGKSVKPRPKRGSSPFAREVSPITPITFDVPASFSNPATKSKVTVNPTANNGRYWVGEGEMAFELYWSRCGAGSIWIYNDPESIHSLSIAPESFKDISDIVDATDPSFYLEERSSSLRVGEIAVLQNTNGYYLALKVEQVLYRCRHGDDKDELTISYVIAPAKSTSFSKFA; encoded by the coding sequence ATGCAAGTACCTAAAGTGTTTTTCTCTTACTCTCATGATAGTGAAGAACATAAAGCGTGGGTTCTAGCGCTAGCAACACGTTTAGAAGAAAATGGAGTTGCTGTGACATTAGACCAATGGGACTTGAGAGTTGGCGATGATCTTCCCTTTTTTATGGAATCTGGTCTAACTGATGCAGATAGAGTTGTTTTAATATGTACGGAGTCATATGTAAAAAAAGCTAATGACATGCGTAGTGGTGGTGTCGGTTATGAAAAAATGATAATTACTGCTCAAATAATGGCAGATCTGGGAAGCAACAGGGTAATCCCTATAGTTGTTAATAATGACTCACCCAATATGACTCCGACGTTTGTTTCTAGCAAGTTATATCTAAGCTTTGAGGCATCAGATTACGAAAATAGTTACTGCGAGCTCATTAGTAACCTGTGGGGTAAATCCGTAAAACCACGACCAAAGAGAGGTTCGAGTCCCTTTGCTAGAGAAGTTTCTCCCATAACTCCAATTACTTTTGATGTGCCTGCTTCTTTTAGTAACCCTGCTACAAAGTCCAAAGTTACTGTTAATCCGACAGCTAATAACGGTCGTTATTGGGTTGGTGAGGGAGAGATGGCTTTTGAATTGTATTGGTCTAGATGTGGTGCGGGCTCTATATGGATATACAACGACCCTGAATCTATACATTCCTTATCTATAGCTCCTGAGAGTTTCAAAGACATATCTGACATTGTTGATGCTACTGACCCTTCATTTTATCTTGAGGAAAGAAGTTCTAGTTTACGGGTCGGTGAAATTGCAGTTTTGCAGAACACTAATGGTTATTATTTAGCGTTAAAAGTGGAACAAGTCCTATATAGATGTAGGCATGGTGATGATAAAGATGAATTGACTATTAGTTACGTAATTGCGCCAGCTAAAAGTACATCATTCTCAAAGTTTGCGTAA